In the Streptomyces formicae genome, one interval contains:
- a CDS encoding oxidoreductase gives MSPPTLAVFKLASCDGCQLTLLDCEDELLGLSGQVEIAHFLEASSAVRPGPYDLTLVEGSVTTPADAERVHEIRAASRHLVTIGACATAGGIQALRDFADVEEFSRTVYARPDYIDTLATSTPVSAHVDVDFELRGCPVDRRQLLEVITAYLAGRKPDIPNNSVCFECKRRGTVCVTVAHGTPCLGPVTHAGCGAICPAYGRGCYGCFGPSGSVNLPALIPVLHRDGMDDRDAERFLHTFNTAAFEKELRR, from the coding sequence ATGTCCCCTCCGACGCTCGCCGTGTTCAAGCTCGCTTCCTGCGACGGCTGCCAGCTCACTCTGCTCGACTGCGAGGACGAGCTCCTCGGCCTCAGCGGCCAAGTGGAGATCGCCCACTTCCTGGAGGCGTCCAGCGCGGTCCGTCCCGGCCCCTACGACCTGACCCTCGTCGAGGGTTCCGTCACCACGCCCGCCGACGCCGAACGCGTCCACGAGATCCGGGCCGCCTCGCGCCACCTGGTGACCATCGGAGCGTGCGCGACGGCCGGAGGCATCCAGGCGCTGCGCGACTTCGCGGACGTCGAGGAGTTCAGCCGTACCGTCTACGCGCGCCCCGACTACATCGACACGCTCGCCACCTCCACCCCCGTCTCCGCCCACGTGGACGTCGACTTCGAACTGCGCGGCTGCCCCGTCGACCGCCGTCAGCTCCTGGAGGTCATCACCGCGTATCTGGCAGGCCGCAAGCCCGACATCCCGAACAACAGCGTCTGCTTCGAGTGCAAGCGGCGCGGCACGGTCTGCGTCACCGTCGCCCACGGCACCCCCTGCCTCGGCCCCGTGACCCACGCCGGATGCGGGGCGATCTGCCCGGCGTACGGACGCGGCTGCTACGGCTGCTTCGGCCCGTCCGGGTCGGTCAACTTGCCCGCGCTGATTCCGGTGCTCCACCGCGACGGCATGGACGACCGCGACGCCGAACGCTTCCTGCACACCTTCAACACCGCGGCATTCGAGAAGGAGTTACGCCGATGA
- a CDS encoding 4Fe-4S dicluster domain-containing protein, translating into MTTTSAAAVLDRNGLNALVAALVASGRTVVGPTVRDGAIVLAALDSAAQLPYGWGVELDAGHYRLRRREDGAAFAHSAGPQSWKNFLHPQREKLWSADRSPGGSVEVSTETAPRPSYAFLGVRPCDLRAIAIQDRVLTGGHYKDSGYQERRRGAFLIAAECTEPGGTCFCVSMGSGPGADAGFDLALTEVVDDAGHRFYVRVGSEAGGELLDAVPHRGADVVTSDAAAAAVSGAVDKMGRAMPPVSLQRLMGASLDAERWDDVAGRCLTCGNCTMVCPTCFCTTTEEVTDLTGDHAERWQRWDSCFDLDFSHLHGGPVRKSPRSRYRQWLTHKLGTWHDQFDSSGCVGCGRCIVWCPVGIDITEEVAALRDEAVKKETER; encoded by the coding sequence ATGACGACCACCTCAGCCGCAGCAGTCCTCGACAGGAACGGCTTGAACGCACTCGTCGCCGCCCTGGTGGCCAGTGGCCGGACCGTCGTGGGACCGACGGTCCGGGACGGTGCGATCGTCCTCGCCGCACTCGACTCGGCCGCCCAGCTTCCTTACGGATGGGGCGTGGAGCTGGATGCCGGTCACTACCGGCTGCGGCGCCGCGAGGACGGAGCGGCCTTCGCGCACTCGGCGGGCCCCCAGTCCTGGAAGAACTTCCTGCACCCGCAGCGCGAGAAGCTGTGGAGCGCCGACCGGTCGCCCGGAGGAAGCGTGGAGGTCAGTACGGAGACAGCGCCGCGGCCTTCGTACGCCTTCCTCGGGGTGCGGCCCTGTGACCTGCGGGCGATTGCCATCCAGGACCGGGTGCTGACGGGCGGCCACTACAAGGACAGCGGCTATCAGGAACGACGGAGGGGAGCCTTCCTGATAGCCGCCGAGTGCACCGAGCCGGGGGGGACCTGCTTCTGCGTGTCCATGGGGAGCGGCCCCGGTGCCGACGCGGGTTTCGACCTCGCGCTGACGGAAGTCGTCGACGACGCGGGACACCGCTTCTACGTGCGGGTGGGCAGCGAGGCCGGCGGAGAACTGCTCGACGCGGTCCCGCATCGCGGGGCCGACGTCGTCACCAGTGACGCGGCAGCCGCCGCGGTCTCCGGGGCGGTCGACAAGATGGGCCGGGCCATGCCGCCGGTGAGCCTGCAGCGGCTGATGGGGGCGAGCCTGGACGCCGAGCGCTGGGACGACGTCGCCGGACGCTGCCTGACCTGCGGTAACTGCACGATGGTCTGCCCCACCTGCTTCTGCACCACGACCGAGGAGGTCACCGACCTCACCGGGGACCACGCGGAGCGCTGGCAGCGCTGGGACTCCTGCTTCGATCTTGACTTCTCCCACCTTCACGGCGGGCCGGTGCGCAAGTCACCGCGCAGCCGCTACCGCCAGTGGCTCACCCACAAACTGGGCACCTGGCACGACCAGTTCGACAGCTCGGGCTGTGTGGGCTGCGGACGATGCATCGTCTGGTGCCCGGTCGGGATCGACATCACCGAAGAAGTCGCGGCCCTCAGGGACGAGGCGGTCAAGAAGGAGACGGAGCGATGA
- a CDS encoding flavodoxin domain-containing protein, whose translation MTIKVLVAYATKNWSTAEIARTITEVLHKEGLAPDMRLVSEVGDLQAYDAVVLGSPLYENRWHKNARRFLNRNAQALAARPVWLFSSGPLDASASERDIPPVPFVRRALIRVNAREHVTFGGCLEEGAKGRIARMIIKSGKGGDYRDFARIADWTRHIGATLRDEFAVREGT comes from the coding sequence ATGACCATCAAGGTGCTCGTCGCCTACGCGACGAAGAACTGGTCCACGGCGGAGATCGCCCGCACCATCACGGAGGTCCTCCACAAGGAGGGCCTGGCCCCCGACATGCGGCTGGTCTCCGAAGTCGGAGACCTCCAGGCGTACGACGCCGTCGTGCTCGGCAGCCCGCTCTACGAGAACCGCTGGCACAAGAACGCCCGCCGGTTCCTCAACCGCAATGCCCAGGCCCTGGCCGCACGGCCGGTGTGGCTGTTCAGCAGCGGGCCGCTCGACGCCTCGGCGAGCGAGCGCGACATCCCGCCGGTTCCCTTCGTGCGCAGGGCTCTCATCCGTGTCAACGCCAGGGAGCACGTCACCTTCGGCGGTTGCCTGGAGGAGGGTGCGAAGGGCCGTATCGCCCGAATGATCATCAAGTCCGGGAAGGGCGGCGACTACCGCGACTTCGCGCGGATCGCCGACTGGACGCGACACATCGGGGCCACGCTGAGGGACGAGTTCGCGGTGCGGGAGGGAACGTGA
- a CDS encoding HypC/HybG/HupF family hydrogenase formation chaperone — translation MCLGIPGRVIEVRDDSGLRMATVDFGGVRREVCLAYTPKASVGTYVVVHVGFAITEVDEAEAERTLDVLRAMAGAVEAELGEPLPGPST, via the coding sequence ATGTGTCTGGGAATCCCCGGTCGGGTCATCGAGGTCAGGGACGACTCCGGTCTGCGCATGGCCACCGTCGACTTCGGCGGGGTACGCCGCGAGGTCTGCCTCGCCTACACGCCGAAGGCGTCGGTCGGCACGTACGTCGTCGTGCACGTCGGATTCGCCATCACCGAGGTCGACGAGGCCGAGGCCGAGCGGACCCTGGACGTCTTGCGGGCCATGGCAGGGGCAGTGGAGGCCGAACTCGGCGAGCCGCTGCCCGGCCCGAGCACATAG
- the hypD gene encoding hydrogenase formation protein HypD translates to MKYLDEYRDPALGRELLGRLARTASRPWRIMEVCGGQTHTLVRQGIDELLPAGIRMIHGPGCPVCVTPLETLDRAMAVAARPGVTFTSFGDMLRVPGSTTDLLALRARGADVRVVYSPMEAVRIAEENPDREVVFLAVGFETTAPANAMTVLHAARLGLANFSLLVSHVLVPPAMTALLEDPDCEVEAFLAAGHVCAVMGWREYEPIAERYQVPVVVTGFEPLDLLEGILMAVVQLEEGRYDVENQYARAVRRRGNDEAQLALARVFRVTDRAWRGIGTLPAGGLELAPEYAAFDAVRRFEVGAQHSVEDPDCIAGAILTGARLPTDCRAYGIRCTPRTPLGAPMVSSEGTCAAFHAAGRTGSTP, encoded by the coding sequence ATGAAGTACCTGGACGAGTACCGCGACCCGGCGCTGGGGCGCGAGTTGCTGGGCCGCTTAGCCCGCACCGCGTCCCGGCCCTGGCGGATCATGGAAGTCTGCGGAGGGCAGACCCACACCCTGGTCCGCCAGGGCATCGACGAACTGCTGCCCGCGGGCATCCGCATGATCCACGGCCCCGGCTGCCCGGTCTGCGTCACCCCGCTGGAGACCCTCGACCGGGCGATGGCCGTCGCGGCGCGCCCCGGCGTGACCTTCACGAGCTTCGGCGACATGCTGCGCGTGCCCGGCAGCACCACAGACCTCCTGGCCCTGCGCGCCCGTGGTGCGGACGTACGTGTGGTGTATTCGCCGATGGAGGCGGTGCGGATCGCCGAGGAGAACCCCGACCGCGAAGTCGTCTTCCTCGCCGTCGGGTTCGAGACCACCGCACCTGCCAACGCGATGACCGTCCTGCACGCCGCCCGCCTCGGGCTCGCCAACTTCTCGCTCCTGGTCAGCCACGTCCTCGTGCCGCCCGCGATGACGGCACTCCTCGAGGACCCGGACTGCGAGGTCGAGGCGTTCCTGGCCGCCGGGCACGTCTGTGCGGTGATGGGCTGGCGGGAGTACGAGCCGATCGCCGAGCGGTATCAAGTGCCGGTCGTGGTCACCGGATTCGAGCCGCTCGATTTGCTCGAAGGTATCCTGATGGCCGTCGTCCAGCTCGAAGAGGGCCGGTACGACGTGGAGAACCAGTACGCCAGGGCCGTGCGGCGACGAGGCAACGACGAGGCCCAACTCGCCCTCGCCCGCGTCTTCCGCGTCACCGATCGGGCCTGGCGAGGGATCGGCACGCTCCCGGCCGGCGGCCTGGAACTCGCCCCGGAGTACGCCGCGTTCGACGCCGTCCGCCGATTCGAGGTGGGCGCACAGCACTCCGTGGAGGACCCCGACTGCATCGCGGGAGCCATCCTCACCGGGGCGCGGCTGCCCACCGACTGCCGCGCCTACGGCATCCGTTGCACGCCCCGCACCCCGCTCGGCGCCCCCATGGTGTCCAGCGAGGGCACCTGCGCCGCCTTCCACGCCGCGGGCCGGACCGGGAGCACGCCGTGA
- a CDS encoding CBS domain-containing protein, translating into MKHSKIGSVMTSEVVSARYGTPFKEVARLLDTHRISGLPVIDADDKVIGVVSETDLLVREAEAPAPEQPPRRFRLRRKHPVARKDRSKATARTAGQLMSRPPVCVHSGKSIAEGARRMAQHRVERLPVIDDEDRLVGIVTRRDLLQVFLRPDDGIRHEVIEQVLVQALWLAPQTIDVQVRDGVVTLDGQVERRSEVPIALHMTREIDGVVAVVDKLTYRVDDSHLQPSDQALRGVADDWLRKL; encoded by the coding sequence ATGAAGCACAGCAAGATCGGTTCCGTGATGACCAGTGAGGTGGTCAGCGCCCGGTACGGCACCCCGTTCAAGGAGGTGGCCAGGCTCCTGGACACGCACCGCATCAGCGGGCTGCCGGTGATCGACGCCGACGACAAGGTGATCGGGGTGGTCTCGGAGACGGACCTGCTGGTGCGCGAGGCCGAGGCTCCCGCCCCCGAGCAGCCGCCCCGTCGCTTCCGGCTCCGCAGGAAGCACCCCGTCGCGCGCAAGGACCGCTCCAAGGCCACGGCACGCACGGCAGGACAGCTGATGTCCCGGCCCCCGGTCTGTGTCCACTCAGGGAAGAGCATCGCAGAGGGGGCCCGCCGGATGGCCCAGCACCGGGTGGAGCGGCTGCCCGTCATCGACGACGAGGACCGCCTGGTCGGCATCGTCACCCGGCGCGACCTGCTCCAGGTCTTCCTGCGCCCGGACGACGGCATCCGTCACGAGGTGATCGAACAGGTCCTGGTCCAGGCCCTGTGGCTGGCACCACAGACCATTGACGTCCAGGTACGGGACGGCGTGGTGACCCTCGACGGGCAGGTGGAGCGCCGCAGCGAGGTGCCCATCGCGCTGCACATGACGCGTGAGATCGACGGGGTCGTCGCGGTGGTCGACAAGCTCACCTACCGCGTGGACGACTCCCACCTCCAGCCGAGTGACCAGGCCCTGCGGGGCGTGGCCGACGACTGGCTGCGCAAACTCTGA
- a CDS encoding bifunctional GNAT family N-acetyltransferase/acetate--CoA ligase family protein — MTNDERSRPPVHALLADGTTICIRSARPDDHAQLRCLYEEMSPENLRLRFFVASRRSAEQAADRACAAPRAGYLALLAETKGQIIGLAEYESADDPADAEISLAVADDLHHRGIGTLLLEHLVSAARADGIATFTADALAENREVLKIFADLGLRTARHFEGPELRYSIQLAEDETYLTAVEARGLTADVASLEPLLRPSSIAVVGAGRRAGSVGRAVLRNLRTGGFTRQLFAVNPNVSSLMSVPAYPSVSALPRVPDLAVLAVPAAVLPETAEECGKAGVRALVVVTAGLDATEAGALLATCRRHGMRLVGPNCLGIANTDTKLSLDSTFAARHPRRGTTGIAVQSGGVGIALLDGLTRLGLGVSSFVSLGDKYDVSGNDLLQWWESDGVTDLALLHLESFGNPRAFSRTARRVSRRMPVLTVDAGRTEAGRRAAASHTSAAATRTMTRQALFTQAGITATGSVGELLAAAALLHSQPLPAGNRVAIVTNAGGAGVLAADACAEAGLVMPSLPAEVIDDLLDRLPEGASPVNPVDATAAVTEAQLKSCVDRLVRHGGIDAVLVVLVPTAVATATGEDLVRALTDIPGRRPRTVAVVRLDQALPVRLLPTKGDGTIPSYADPQTAAGALAHAVRRARWLARPPGAVQNLPDVETRRAHEVAETWLAGHPEGGWLDPRACAELLGCYGIPQLPWAWAESEDEAVRAAELLRGPDGRVVLKAHWPGLLHKSEQHAIHLDLRGDSQVRAAFRDVATRFAGLLTGVVIQPLAERGTELFAGVVQDEVFGPLVLFGLGGTATEVLADHAARLAPLTDLDVHDLITAPRCAPLLFGHGGSGPVDLERLEQLLHRLSRMACDLPQLAEADFNPVLARPGGITALDARVRLLPRPAQDRYLRRLR, encoded by the coding sequence ATGACGAACGACGAGCGCAGCCGGCCACCGGTCCACGCCTTGCTCGCCGACGGGACGACCATCTGCATACGGAGCGCCCGGCCCGATGACCACGCACAACTGCGGTGCCTGTACGAGGAGATGTCACCGGAGAATCTCCGACTGAGGTTCTTCGTCGCGAGCCGTCGATCCGCCGAGCAGGCCGCCGACCGGGCCTGTGCGGCTCCGCGCGCCGGATATCTCGCGCTGCTGGCCGAGACCAAGGGCCAGATCATCGGCCTGGCCGAGTACGAGAGCGCGGACGATCCCGCTGATGCCGAGATCTCGCTCGCGGTCGCCGACGACCTCCACCACCGGGGGATCGGCACGCTGCTCCTTGAACATCTGGTCTCCGCCGCTCGCGCCGACGGCATCGCTACGTTCACCGCCGACGCGCTCGCCGAGAACCGCGAGGTGCTGAAGATCTTCGCCGACCTCGGACTGCGCACCGCGCGCCACTTCGAAGGACCCGAGCTGCGCTACAGCATCCAGTTGGCGGAGGATGAGACCTACCTGACCGCGGTCGAGGCGCGCGGCCTGACGGCGGACGTGGCGAGCCTGGAGCCGTTGCTGAGGCCCAGCTCGATCGCCGTGGTCGGAGCGGGCCGCAGGGCCGGTTCCGTCGGCCGCGCCGTGCTGCGCAATCTGCGCACCGGCGGCTTCACCCGGCAGCTCTTCGCCGTCAACCCGAACGTGTCCTCGCTGATGAGCGTGCCCGCCTACCCTTCGGTCTCCGCGTTGCCCAGGGTTCCCGACCTCGCGGTCCTCGCGGTGCCCGCCGCAGTCCTGCCGGAGACGGCCGAGGAGTGCGGCAAAGCGGGCGTGCGCGCGCTCGTGGTGGTCACGGCCGGACTGGACGCCACGGAGGCCGGGGCCCTTTTGGCCACCTGCCGCAGGCACGGCATGCGGCTGGTCGGCCCGAACTGCCTCGGCATCGCCAACACCGACACGAAGCTGTCGCTGGACTCGACCTTCGCCGCCCGGCACCCGCGCCGCGGCACGACCGGTATCGCCGTGCAGTCCGGGGGAGTCGGGATCGCCCTGCTCGACGGCCTGACCCGGCTCGGTCTCGGCGTCTCCAGCTTCGTCTCGCTCGGCGACAAGTACGACGTCAGCGGCAACGACCTGCTCCAGTGGTGGGAGTCCGACGGCGTCACCGACCTGGCCCTGCTGCACCTGGAGTCCTTCGGGAACCCACGGGCCTTCTCCCGCACCGCTCGGCGTGTGTCCCGGCGCATGCCGGTGCTCACCGTCGACGCGGGGCGCACCGAGGCCGGTCGACGAGCGGCCGCCTCGCACACCTCCGCGGCCGCCACGCGGACCATGACCCGACAGGCCCTGTTCACCCAGGCGGGCATCACCGCGACCGGCTCCGTCGGTGAACTCCTCGCCGCGGCTGCCCTGTTGCACTCCCAGCCCCTGCCCGCCGGAAACCGGGTCGCCATCGTCACCAACGCGGGTGGTGCGGGAGTCCTCGCGGCGGACGCGTGTGCCGAGGCCGGACTCGTCATGCCGTCGCTCCCGGCCGAAGTCATCGACGACCTGCTCGACCGGCTGCCCGAGGGCGCTTCGCCCGTCAACCCGGTCGATGCCACCGCCGCCGTCACCGAGGCACAGCTCAAGAGCTGTGTCGACCGGCTCGTGCGGCACGGGGGCATCGACGCCGTCCTGGTGGTGCTCGTGCCCACCGCGGTCGCCACGGCGACCGGCGAGGACCTCGTCAGGGCACTCACCGACATCCCGGGCCGCCGCCCGCGGACGGTCGCCGTGGTCCGCCTCGATCAGGCACTGCCCGTCCGACTGCTGCCGACCAAGGGCGACGGAACCATCCCTTCCTACGCCGATCCGCAGACAGCGGCGGGGGCTCTGGCCCATGCCGTGCGACGGGCCCGCTGGCTGGCTCGTCCCCCCGGCGCGGTCCAGAACCTGCCCGACGTGGAGACGCGACGCGCCCACGAGGTGGCCGAAACCTGGCTGGCAGGACATCCCGAAGGCGGCTGGCTGGACCCGCGCGCCTGCGCCGAGCTGCTCGGCTGCTACGGCATCCCACAACTGCCGTGGGCCTGGGCCGAGTCCGAGGACGAGGCGGTCAGGGCCGCCGAGCTGCTGCGCGGCCCTGACGGCCGCGTCGTACTGAAAGCGCACTGGCCCGGCCTGCTGCACAAGAGCGAGCAGCACGCCATCCACCTCGACCTGCGCGGAGACAGCCAAGTACGCGCCGCCTTCCGGGACGTGGCAACCCGGTTCGCCGGACTGCTCACCGGAGTGGTGATCCAGCCGCTCGCCGAGCGCGGCACCGAACTGTTCGCGGGCGTCGTCCAGGACGAGGTCTTCGGGCCGCTGGTCCTTTTCGGGCTCGGCGGCACCGCCACGGAGGTGCTCGCGGACCACGCGGCCCGCCTGGCCCCCCTCACCGACCTCGACGTCCACGACCTGATCACCGCACCGCGCTGCGCACCGCTCCTCTTCGGACACGGCGGCAGCGGCCCGGTGGACCTCGAACGCCTGGAGCAACTCCTGCACAGGCTTTCCCGGATGGCCTGCGACCTGCCACAGCTCGCCGAGGCCGACTTCAACCCCGTCCTGGCACGGCCGGGCGGTATCACGGCGCTCGACGCGCGGGTGCGACTGCTGCCCCGGCCCGCCCAGGACCGGTACCTGCGCCGACTGCGCTGA
- a CDS encoding CBS domain-containing protein: MTHTVIAVGREAPFKEIVALMEQWKISALPVLAGEGRVIGVVSEADLLPKEEFRDSDPTHLDQRRRLSDLAKAGGVSAGEVMSTPAVTVHPDTTLPQAARVMALRHVKRLPVTDDHGLLQGVVSRSDLLKVFLRTDGELAEEVNRTVVAVLFPDGAVTVAVEEGVVTLGGAIRDRSLVPVAARLARAVEGVVDVRVDLAEPGEKPR; encoded by the coding sequence ATGACCCACACCGTCATCGCCGTCGGCCGAGAGGCCCCCTTCAAGGAGATCGTCGCGCTGATGGAGCAGTGGAAGATCAGCGCGCTGCCCGTCCTGGCGGGCGAGGGCCGGGTCATCGGCGTGGTCTCCGAGGCGGACCTGCTGCCCAAGGAGGAGTTCCGCGACAGTGACCCCACCCACCTCGATCAGCGGCGCCGCCTCTCCGACCTGGCCAAGGCCGGAGGCGTGAGCGCGGGCGAGGTGATGAGCACTCCCGCCGTCACCGTCCACCCGGACACCACACTGCCACAGGCCGCCCGCGTCATGGCCCTGCGGCACGTCAAGCGCCTCCCGGTGACCGACGACCACGGCCTGCTCCAGGGCGTCGTGAGCCGCAGCGACCTCCTGAAGGTGTTCCTGCGCACCGACGGAGAGCTGGCCGAGGAAGTGAACCGCACCGTGGTCGCCGTCCTTTTCCCCGACGGGGCCGTCACGGTGGCGGTCGAGGAGGGCGTGGTCACCCTCGGCGGCGCGATCCGCGACAGGTCCCTCGTCCCGGTCGCCGCCCGCCTGGCCAGGGCCGTCGAGGGTGTCGTCGACGTCCGCGTCGACCTGGCGGAGCCGGGCGAGAAGCCGCGATGA
- a CDS encoding FAD/NAD(P)-binding protein has protein sequence MTGVPVLYRVVARWAETPDTATLRLEAVGEPLPAFVPGQFAMVWAFGRGEIPLSVSALPTTGGLAHTVRGVGAVSDGLYAAEVGDVLGLRGPYGTGWELEKAVGQDLLVVAGGIGLAPLRPLIRDAVACPKPYGRLNVLVGARTPDDLMAKIETRQWSTAFTGVTVDRTAAGWAGRVGVVTQLLDDARFAPDNTTAFVCGPEPMIRASARDLLRRGVPGDRIRVSLERNMRCATGHCGHCQLGPLLLCRDGPVVTWTQAEPLLYVREL, from the coding sequence ATGACCGGCGTTCCGGTTCTGTACCGGGTCGTCGCCCGCTGGGCGGAGACGCCGGACACAGCGACGCTCCGCCTGGAGGCGGTGGGAGAGCCGTTGCCCGCCTTTGTGCCGGGGCAGTTCGCGATGGTGTGGGCGTTCGGACGGGGCGAGATACCGCTGTCGGTCAGCGCGCTCCCTACCACGGGCGGGCTCGCGCACACGGTGCGCGGCGTCGGCGCGGTTTCCGACGGGTTGTACGCCGCCGAGGTCGGCGACGTCCTGGGACTGCGCGGCCCGTACGGAACCGGCTGGGAACTGGAGAAGGCCGTCGGACAGGACCTGTTGGTCGTGGCCGGGGGCATCGGGCTCGCCCCGCTCCGTCCCCTGATCCGCGACGCGGTCGCCTGCCCGAAACCGTACGGCCGCCTGAACGTCCTGGTGGGTGCGCGGACACCGGACGATCTCATGGCGAAGATCGAGACCCGGCAGTGGTCGACTGCGTTCACGGGTGTGACCGTCGACCGAACGGCCGCGGGCTGGGCGGGCCGCGTCGGCGTGGTCACCCAGCTGTTGGACGACGCCCGCTTCGCGCCGGACAACACCACGGCGTTCGTCTGCGGTCCCGAGCCGATGATCCGGGCGAGCGCCCGCGACCTGCTGCGTCGCGGCGTGCCCGGCGACCGGATCCGGGTCTCCCTGGAACGCAACATGCGCTGTGCGACGGGGCACTGCGGACACTGCCAGCTCGGCCCGCTCCTGCTGTGCAGAGACGGCCCCGTCGTCACCTGGACCCAGGCGGAACCACTGCTCTACGTAAGGGAGTTGTGA
- a CDS encoding Ni/Fe hydrogenase subunit alpha yields MTHRGSRVLHVGSLARVEGEGALHLSVHDGAVTDARLRIYEPPRFFEAFLRGRVYTEPPDITARVCGICPVAYQLSACAAIEDACHVTVDPALRELRRLLYCGEWIESQTLHIYLLHAPDFLGCDGAVELARTARAHVERGLRLKQAGNAVLELLGGRAIHPVNVRLGGFHRTPTRHELKPLAEQLKRAADDAWQTVSWVAGFDFPDAETDADLFALAAPGTYAIETGTPAVLRADGTLSTFPLHAFLDRVHEEHLPHSTALHSTLDGRRHLTGSLARFAISGRWLSRTAVEAARAAGLGDPYEGVACRNPFRSILVRAVEVVYAVDEALRIIDTYEPPRHPHTEVPPVAGTGHGATEAPRGLLYHRYLLDSEGAVADACLVPPTAQNQGAIEDDLRRIAQAAIDEHDASDEELTRLCERAIRNHDPCISCSTHFLDLTIERT; encoded by the coding sequence ATGACGCACCGCGGCAGCCGTGTCCTGCACGTCGGCTCGCTCGCCCGGGTCGAGGGCGAGGGGGCCCTGCACCTGAGCGTCCACGACGGAGCGGTCACCGACGCGCGGCTGCGGATCTACGAGCCGCCGCGGTTCTTCGAAGCGTTCCTGCGGGGACGGGTGTACACCGAGCCGCCCGACATCACCGCCCGGGTGTGCGGGATCTGCCCGGTCGCCTACCAGTTGAGTGCCTGCGCCGCCATAGAGGACGCCTGCCACGTCACCGTCGACCCGGCCCTGCGCGAGCTGCGACGGTTGCTCTACTGCGGCGAGTGGATCGAGAGCCAGACCCTGCACATCTACCTCCTGCACGCACCCGACTTCCTCGGCTGCGACGGTGCCGTCGAGCTGGCCCGCACGGCCCGCGCACACGTCGAGAGGGGGCTGCGGCTCAAGCAGGCGGGCAACGCTGTCCTCGAACTCCTCGGCGGCCGCGCCATCCACCCGGTCAACGTCCGCCTGGGTGGCTTCCACCGCACCCCGACGCGGCACGAACTGAAGCCACTGGCCGAGCAGTTGAAGAGGGCGGCGGACGACGCCTGGCAGACCGTCAGCTGGGTGGCCGGGTTCGACTTCCCCGACGCCGAGACCGACGCCGACCTGTTCGCGCTGGCCGCCCCGGGAACGTACGCCATCGAGACCGGCACCCCGGCCGTGCTGCGCGCCGACGGCACGCTGAGCACGTTCCCGCTGCACGCCTTCCTCGACCGGGTGCACGAGGAGCACCTCCCGCACTCCACCGCCCTGCACTCCACCCTCGACGGGCGCCGTCACCTCACCGGCTCGTTGGCCCGCTTCGCGATCAGTGGCCGGTGGCTGTCGCGCACCGCGGTCGAGGCCGCCCGTGCCGCCGGTCTCGGCGACCCGTACGAGGGCGTGGCCTGCCGCAATCCGTTCCGATCGATCCTGGTCCGGGCCGTGGAGGTCGTGTACGCGGTCGACGAGGCGCTGCGGATCATCGACACGTACGAGCCTCCTCGGCATCCGCACACCGAGGTCCCGCCCGTGGCGGGCACCGGACACGGTGCTACGGAGGCTCCTCGCGGGCTCCTCTACCACCGCTACCTCCTGGACTCCGAGGGCGCCGTCGCCGACGCCTGCCTCGTGCCGCCCACCGCGCAGAACCAGGGCGCCATCGAGGACGATCTGCGGCGCATCGCCCAGGCGGCGATCGACGAACACGACGCGAGTGACGAGGAGTTGACGCGCCTCTGTGAGCGGGCCATCCGCAATCACGACCCGTGCATCTCCTGCTCCACGCACTTCCTTGACCTCACCATCGAGCGCACCTGA